A portion of the Streptomyces erythrochromogenes genome contains these proteins:
- a CDS encoding carbohydrate ABC transporter permease codes for MSTNRTTGTLRPADTQRPADTQRTGGAHRRKAVLHWIAVHSLGVAAALFFVLPFVFLLLTSLMGDRQALTRDLWPDTWEWGNYAQVWHTPGFLTWWRNTLLYAGLGTLLTVVSSVPVAYALAKFRFRGRNLSLMLVVAMMMLPPQVVVIPMYLFWARQLDLSGSLWPLIVPMAFGDAFSIFLLRQFLLTIPDEYLDAARVDGCGEVRTLLRVVVPMARPGIAAVALFQFFCAWNDYFGPQIYASDNPAAWTLSYGLESFKGAHHTNWNLTMAATVLVMAPVIVLFFFAQKAFVEGVTLTGVKG; via the coding sequence ATGAGCACGAACCGGACCACGGGCACGCTCCGGCCCGCGGACACGCAACGGCCCGCGGACACGCAACGGACAGGGGGCGCCCACCGCCGAAAAGCCGTACTGCACTGGATCGCGGTGCACTCGCTCGGCGTGGCCGCCGCCCTCTTCTTCGTCCTCCCCTTCGTGTTCCTCCTGCTCACCTCCCTGATGGGCGACCGGCAGGCGCTGACCCGCGACCTGTGGCCCGACACCTGGGAGTGGGGCAACTACGCCCAGGTGTGGCACACCCCGGGCTTCCTGACCTGGTGGCGCAACACGCTCCTGTACGCGGGACTGGGCACCCTGTTGACCGTGGTCTCCTCCGTGCCCGTCGCGTACGCGCTCGCCAAGTTCCGCTTCCGCGGGCGCAACCTGTCGCTGATGCTGGTGGTCGCGATGATGATGCTGCCGCCGCAGGTGGTGGTCATCCCCATGTACCTCTTCTGGGCCAGGCAGCTCGACCTGTCGGGCAGCCTGTGGCCGCTGATCGTCCCGATGGCCTTCGGCGACGCCTTCTCGATCTTCCTGCTGCGCCAGTTCCTGCTGACCATCCCCGACGAGTACCTGGACGCGGCGCGCGTGGACGGCTGCGGCGAGGTCCGCACCCTGCTGCGCGTGGTCGTGCCGATGGCCAGGCCCGGGATCGCGGCCGTCGCACTGTTCCAGTTCTTCTGCGCCTGGAACGACTACTTCGGCCCCCAGATCTACGCCTCCGACAACCCCGCCGCCTGGACCCTCAGTTACGGACTGGAGTCCTTCAAGGGGGCGCACCACACCAACTGGAACCTGACCATGGCCGCGACCGTGCTGGTCATGGCCCCGGTGATCGTCCTCTTCTTCTTCGCCCAGAAGGCGTTCGTCGAGGGAGTCACCCTGACCGGCGTGAAAGGCTGA
- a CDS encoding N-acetylglucosamine kinase, with translation MGVTRVTRLPLPPVLAIDAGNSKTDVALIGPDGSVLATGQAGGFQPPRTGVAAAVDVLAEALASAGVAAGGGSGPVAEHVSACLANADFPVEERRLADEIGRRGWGRATAVRNDTFALLRAGLPPGAEPRGVAVVCGAGINCVGMTPDGRTARFPAVGRISGDWGGGGGLAEEALWFAARAEDGRGAATELARALPARLGHDSMASLIEAVHLGDVPAGRRHELTPVLFEVAAAGDPVALSLVHRQADEVVAMAVVALGRLGLLDEEVPVVLGGGVLAARHPGLDDRIAAGLAERAPRVRITVVTAPPVLGAGLLGLDALGAPAEAHGKLRAHFG, from the coding sequence ATGGGCGTGACCCGCGTGACCCGCCTGCCCCTCCCCCCGGTCCTCGCGATCGACGCGGGCAACAGCAAGACGGACGTCGCGCTCATCGGCCCCGACGGGTCCGTGCTGGCCACCGGGCAGGCCGGGGGTTTCCAGCCGCCCCGCACCGGGGTGGCCGCGGCCGTGGACGTCCTGGCCGAGGCGCTGGCCTCGGCTGGGGTGGCCGCCGGCGGCGGGTCCGGGCCCGTCGCCGAGCACGTGTCGGCCTGCCTCGCCAACGCCGACTTCCCCGTGGAGGAGCGGCGGCTGGCGGACGAGATCGGGCGCCGCGGCTGGGGGCGCGCCACCGCGGTGCGCAACGACACCTTCGCACTGCTGCGCGCCGGCCTGCCGCCGGGCGCCGAGCCGCGGGGCGTCGCGGTGGTGTGCGGGGCGGGCATCAACTGCGTCGGGATGACCCCGGACGGGCGGACCGCGCGCTTCCCCGCGGTCGGGCGGATCTCCGGCGACTGGGGCGGCGGGGGCGGACTGGCCGAGGAGGCCCTGTGGTTCGCGGCCCGGGCGGAGGACGGGCGGGGCGCGGCGACGGAGCTGGCCCGGGCGCTGCCCGCCCGCCTCGGCCACGACTCGATGGCCTCGCTGATCGAGGCCGTGCACCTGGGGGACGTGCCGGCCGGCCGGCGGCACGAACTGACCCCGGTGCTGTTCGAGGTGGCCGCCGCCGGGGACCCGGTGGCGCTCTCGCTGGTGCACCGCCAGGCCGACGAGGTCGTGGCCATGGCCGTGGTGGCGCTGGGCCGCCTGGGCCTGTTGGACGAGGAGGTACCGGTGGTGCTGGGCGGCGGGGTGCTGGCGGCCCGGCACCCGGGGCTCGACGACCGGATCGCGGCGGGCCTCGCCGAACGGGCCCCGCGTGTCCGGATCACGGTGGTCACGGCGCCTCCGGTGCTGGGCGCCGGACTGCTCGGCCTGGACGCGCTCGGGGCTCCGGCGGAGGCCCACGGAAAACTCCGTGCCCATTTCGGTTGA
- a CDS encoding carbohydrate ABC transporter permease, protein MSPWLIGFSVFFAYPLLSTVYFSFTKYDGFRPPAFNGADNWSYVFTDYPLFWPAMRNTLWLVVVMVSCRVVFGLGVGLLATKIKTGVGVFRTLFYLPYLAPPVAATLAFVFLLNPGTGPANTLLDAVGLPAPGWFTDADWSKPALTALALWGVGDLMVIFMAALLDVPKEQYEAAELDGAGAWARLRHITLPNISPIIMFAVVTGVIQAMQYYTQPLVAGKVAAGVIGGSGQQLEPGYPDRSTLTLPQLVHNLGFQRFDYGAACVVALVLFALSMAFTALLMRRRGGLIGAGR, encoded by the coding sequence ATGTCCCCCTGGCTGATCGGCTTCTCGGTCTTCTTCGCCTACCCCCTGCTGTCCACCGTGTACTTCTCCTTCACGAAGTACGACGGCTTCCGCCCGCCCGCCTTCAACGGCGCGGACAACTGGAGCTACGTCTTCACCGACTATCCGCTGTTCTGGCCGGCGATGCGCAACACCCTGTGGCTGGTGGTGGTGATGGTGAGCTGCCGCGTGGTCTTCGGCCTGGGCGTCGGCCTGCTCGCCACGAAGATCAAGACCGGGGTCGGGGTCTTCCGGACCCTCTTCTACCTGCCCTACCTGGCGCCGCCGGTCGCCGCGACCCTGGCCTTCGTCTTCCTCCTCAACCCCGGGACCGGACCCGCCAACACCCTGCTGGACGCGGTGGGACTGCCCGCCCCCGGCTGGTTCACCGACGCCGACTGGTCCAAGCCCGCGCTGACCGCCCTCGCCCTGTGGGGGGTCGGCGACCTGATGGTCATCTTCATGGCCGCGCTGCTCGACGTACCGAAGGAGCAGTACGAGGCGGCCGAGCTGGACGGCGCCGGGGCCTGGGCGCGGCTGCGCCACATCACCCTGCCCAACATCTCGCCGATCATCATGTTCGCCGTGGTCACCGGGGTCATCCAGGCCATGCAGTACTACACCCAGCCGCTGGTGGCGGGGAAGGTCGCGGCCGGGGTGATCGGCGGTTCCGGCCAGCAGTTGGAGCCGGGCTACCCGGACCGGTCCACCCTGACCCTGCCCCAGCTCGTCCACAACCTCGGCTTCCAGCGCTTCGACTACGGCGCAGCGTGCGTCGTGGCACTGGTCCTGTTCGCCCTCTCCATGGCCTTCACCGCACTCCTGATGCGGCGCCGTGGCGGTCTGATCGGAGCAGGACGATGA
- a CDS encoding ABC transporter substrate-binding protein: MPRTGRLTTAAALLAAISALATACTGRAADSATDDPKADVTLSFWHGWSAPGEVQAIEEGIARFEKAHPNIKVEVTGNMTDDKINQALRAGGDKAPDVVSSFTTDSVGQFCNSRAFADLNPFLHKSGVDKTKVFPKTLLEYTQFKGNQCTLPLLNDAYGLVYNKTAFAAAGITEPPKTWSRFVEVAQKLTKADASGDSYEQVGLMPTFHGYETTPMRLAAQWSPTYFDADGRSNLSRDPAFAKMLTAQKDLVAALGGYEKLERFRSTFGDEWSAEHPFHTGRVAMQIDGEWRAPMAKEAGVGFEIGTAPLPVPDDQAADYGKGYLSGTVVGIASGSKKQNAAWELVKYMTTDTEAVVAFANAIHNVPSTLAALESPDLKVTPELRTFLDIARHPKSGTTPARADGGTYQLTFQDFAYAVEKGGVADITAGLAEVDRQIDTDIAKAE; this comes from the coding sequence ATGCCCAGAACCGGACGCCTGACCACCGCAGCCGCCCTCCTCGCGGCGATATCCGCCCTCGCCACGGCGTGTACGGGCCGGGCCGCCGACTCCGCCACCGACGACCCGAAGGCGGACGTCACCCTCTCCTTCTGGCACGGCTGGTCCGCGCCGGGCGAGGTCCAGGCCATCGAGGAAGGCATCGCCCGCTTCGAGAAGGCGCACCCGAACATCAAGGTCGAGGTCACCGGCAACATGACCGACGACAAGATCAACCAGGCGCTGCGCGCGGGCGGGGACAAGGCCCCCGACGTGGTCTCCTCCTTCACCACGGACAGCGTCGGCCAGTTCTGCAACTCCCGCGCCTTCGCCGACCTGAACCCCTTCCTGCACAAGTCCGGCGTCGACAAGACGAAGGTCTTCCCCAAGACCCTGCTGGAATACACGCAGTTCAAGGGCAACCAGTGCACCCTTCCGCTGCTGAACGACGCGTACGGCCTCGTCTACAACAAGACCGCCTTCGCCGCCGCAGGCATCACCGAACCCCCCAAGACCTGGAGCCGCTTCGTCGAGGTCGCGCAGAAGCTGACGAAGGCCGACGCCTCGGGCGACAGTTACGAGCAGGTCGGCCTGATGCCCACCTTCCACGGCTACGAGACCACCCCCATGCGGCTCGCCGCGCAGTGGAGCCCCACCTACTTCGACGCCGACGGCCGCTCCAACCTCTCCCGGGACCCGGCCTTCGCGAAGATGCTGACCGCGCAGAAGGACCTGGTGGCGGCGCTCGGCGGATACGAGAAGCTGGAGCGGTTCCGCAGCACCTTCGGCGACGAGTGGAGCGCCGAGCACCCCTTCCACACCGGCCGGGTGGCCATGCAGATCGACGGCGAGTGGCGGGCCCCCATGGCCAAGGAGGCGGGTGTCGGCTTCGAGATCGGCACGGCTCCGCTGCCCGTCCCGGACGACCAGGCCGCCGACTACGGCAAGGGCTACCTCTCCGGCACGGTCGTCGGCATCGCCTCCGGCAGCAAGAAGCAGAACGCGGCCTGGGAACTGGTCAAGTACATGACCACCGACACCGAGGCGGTGGTGGCCTTCGCCAACGCCATCCACAACGTGCCGTCCACGCTCGCCGCCCTGGAGTCCCCGGACCTGAAGGTGACCCCGGAGCTGCGGACCTTCCTCGACATCGCCCGGCACCCGAAGTCCGGCACCACCCCGGCCCGGGCCGACGGCGGCACCTACCAGCTGACCTTCCAGGACTTCGCGTACGCGGTCGAGAAGGGCGGGGTCGCCGACATCACGGCCGGTCTCGCCGAGGTCGACCGGCAGATCGACACGGACATCGCGAAGGCGGAGTAG
- a CDS encoding mechanosensitive ion channel family protein, translating into MPWPAALLPLAADVPDTPASVKEAQESVTEAASFIEQNWATWLSIGLRILLIVVIAAVIRSAVRKALTKLINRMNTSAEAVEGTALGGLLVNAERRRQRSEAIGSVLRSVASFLILGTAALMVLAALKIDLAPLLASAGVAGVAIGFGARNLVTDFLSGVFMIMEDQYGVGDKIDAGVASGEVIEVGLRVTKLRGDNGEIWYVRNGEIKRIGNLSQGWATAAVDVQVKPSENLSRIREVVQQVADSMAKESPWDERLWGPVEVLGLDEVLLASMTVKVSAKTMPGQQFAVERELRWRIKEAFDAAGIRIIGGVPAGDEEDEAPADPSASVAAPSALANPASPQSLATAPIPPPSGPRITK; encoded by the coding sequence GTGCCCTGGCCCGCCGCTCTGCTGCCGTTGGCAGCCGATGTCCCGGACACGCCCGCTTCGGTCAAGGAGGCGCAGGAGAGCGTCACCGAGGCCGCGAGCTTCATCGAGCAGAACTGGGCCACCTGGCTGAGCATCGGTCTGCGGATCCTGCTGATCGTCGTGATAGCGGCCGTGATCCGCTCGGCGGTCCGCAAGGCACTGACCAAGCTCATAAACCGGATGAACACCAGCGCCGAGGCGGTCGAGGGCACCGCGCTCGGCGGGCTGCTGGTCAACGCCGAGCGGCGGCGCCAGCGGTCGGAGGCGATCGGTTCCGTCCTGCGGTCGGTGGCGTCCTTCCTGATCCTCGGCACGGCCGCGCTGATGGTCCTGGCCGCCCTGAAGATCGACCTGGCCCCGCTGCTGGCCAGTGCCGGTGTGGCCGGTGTAGCCATCGGATTCGGCGCCCGCAACCTGGTGACGGACTTCCTCTCCGGCGTCTTCATGATCATGGAGGACCAGTACGGCGTCGGCGACAAGATCGACGCGGGCGTCGCCTCGGGCGAGGTCATAGAGGTCGGCCTGCGCGTGACCAAGCTGCGCGGCGACAACGGTGAGATCTGGTACGTCCGCAACGGCGAGATCAAGCGGATCGGCAACCTCAGCCAGGGCTGGGCGACCGCGGCCGTGGACGTGCAGGTCAAGCCCTCGGAGAACCTGTCGCGGATCCGCGAGGTGGTCCAGCAGGTCGCCGACTCGATGGCGAAGGAGTCCCCCTGGGACGAGCGCCTGTGGGGTCCGGTGGAGGTGCTGGGCCTGGACGAGGTGCTGCTCGCCTCGATGACGGTGAAGGTGTCCGCGAAGACGATGCCGGGCCAGCAGTTCGCGGTGGAGCGGGAGCTGCGCTGGCGGATCAAGGAGGCCTTCGACGCCGCGGGCATCCGGATCATCGGCGGCGTGCCGGCCGGGGACGAGGAGGACGAGGCCCCGGCGGACCCGTCGGCCTCCGTCGCCGCGCCGTCCGCGCTGGCGAACCCCGCCTCCCCGCAGTCCCTGGCCACCGCCCCGATCCCGCCGCCGTCCGGCCCGCGGATCACCAAGTAG
- a CDS encoding glutamate ABC transporter substrate-binding protein, whose protein sequence is MRIRARRAAEGHEEYEEHEVRTRAPGSVPGVRRAARRLRGWGGVSAMAVACAMTAAVVLLPLAHATPDTTPGVPARGPAPAAPAAPWVLSDTCQDPEASLRPSDVDGAAIARIKAAGKLVAGVDQNSFRWGYRNQTAEGGRLDGFDIDLVKAIAKDILGDENAVIYRAIPTSQRIPALQEGRVDIVVRTMTVNCKRLEDVAFSTAYFEAGQQVLAPKGSPITGYDASLKDKRICVAAGSTAESALKAQSYGAAPVTVANQLDCLVRLQLAEVDGIITDNALAAGQAAQDPSVRLVGSPFTREFYGVAMNKDAPDLVRRVNKVLENYRAGGNDSPWMKAYLKHLQPVLPGVTGPPAPKYRDG, encoded by the coding sequence ATGCGGATACGGGCGAGGCGGGCCGCCGAAGGCCATGAGGAGTACGAGGAGCACGAGGTCCGCACACGTGCCCCGGGCTCGGTGCCCGGAGTCCGGCGGGCCGCGCGCCGGCTGCGCGGCTGGGGCGGTGTGAGCGCGATGGCCGTCGCCTGCGCCATGACGGCCGCGGTCGTGCTGCTGCCGCTGGCCCACGCGACTCCGGACACCACACCCGGTGTGCCCGCCCGCGGGCCGGCCCCGGCGGCCCCGGCGGCGCCCTGGGTCCTCTCGGACACCTGCCAGGACCCCGAGGCCAGCCTGCGCCCGTCCGACGTGGACGGGGCGGCCATCGCGCGGATCAAGGCGGCGGGCAAGCTCGTCGCGGGCGTGGACCAGAACAGCTTCCGCTGGGGGTACCGCAACCAGACCGCGGAGGGCGGCCGCCTGGACGGCTTCGACATCGACCTGGTCAAGGCCATCGCAAAGGACATCCTGGGCGACGAGAACGCGGTCATCTACCGGGCCATCCCGACGAGCCAGCGCATCCCCGCCCTCCAGGAGGGCCGCGTCGACATCGTCGTGCGCACCATGACCGTCAACTGCAAGCGGCTGGAGGACGTCGCCTTCTCGACGGCCTACTTCGAGGCCGGGCAGCAGGTGCTGGCCCCCAAGGGCTCGCCGATCACCGGGTACGACGCCTCGCTGAAGGACAAGCGGATCTGCGTCGCGGCCGGTTCCACCGCCGAGAGCGCGCTCAAGGCCCAGTCCTACGGCGCGGCCCCGGTCACCGTGGCCAACCAGCTCGACTGCCTGGTCCGGCTCCAGCTGGCCGAGGTCGACGGCATCATCACGGACAACGCGCTCGCCGCCGGCCAGGCGGCGCAGGACCCCTCGGTGCGGCTGGTGGGCTCGCCCTTCACCCGCGAGTTCTACGGGGTCGCGATGAACAAGGACGCCCCCGACCTGGTCCGCCGGGTCAACAAGGTGCTGGAGAACTACCGCGCGGGCGGCAATGACAGCCCGTGGATGAAGGCGTACCTCAAGCACCTCCAGCCCGTGCTGCCCGGCGTGACCGGACCGCCCGCGCCCAAGTACCGGGACGGCTGA
- a CDS encoding HNH endonuclease, which yields MPHVLVLNASYEPLGVVPLRRALVLVLENKAVSLEESGAYLHSATRVVPAPSVVRLKRFVRVPYRGPVPLTRRALFARDGGRCMYCGAVATSVDHVIPRSRGGQHVWDNVVAACRRCNHVKADRHLLELGWRLRHQPAPPSGLAWRIIGTGHRDPRWMPYLQPYGADDALERIGIGVAAS from the coding sequence GTGCCGCACGTCCTGGTCCTCAACGCGTCGTACGAGCCCCTCGGCGTCGTACCGCTCCGCCGCGCGCTCGTCCTCGTCCTGGAGAACAAAGCTGTCTCCCTGGAGGAATCCGGCGCCTATCTGCACAGCGCGACAAGGGTCGTCCCCGCTCCCAGCGTGGTACGGCTCAAGCGCTTCGTGCGGGTCCCCTACCGGGGGCCCGTTCCACTCACCCGGCGCGCCCTGTTCGCGCGGGACGGCGGACGCTGCATGTACTGCGGCGCCGTCGCCACCAGCGTCGACCACGTCATTCCGCGCAGCCGGGGCGGACAGCACGTCTGGGACAACGTCGTCGCGGCGTGCCGGCGCTGCAACCACGTCAAGGCCGACCGGCACCTGCTGGAACTGGGCTGGCGGCTGCGCCACCAGCCGGCCCCGCCCTCGGGGCTGGCCTGGCGCATCATCGGCACCGGGCACCGCGATCCCCGGTGGATGCCGTACCTCCAGCCGTACGGGGCCGATGACGCACTGGAGCGGATCGGGATCGGCGTGGCAGCCTCCTGA
- a CDS encoding 6-phospho-beta-glucosidase, whose protein sequence is MKLAVVGGGSTYTPELIDGFARLRDTLPVEELVLIDPATERLELIGALARRIFTRQDHAGLVTTTTDLDAGVAGADAVLLQLRVGGQAARLQDETWPLECGCVGQETTGAGGLAKALRTVPVVLDIAERVRRASPDAWIIDFTNPVGIVTRALLRAGHKAVGLCNVAIGLQRKFAALLELAPSDVHLDHVGLNHLTWELGVRRGGPDGEDLLPGLLAAHGEAVASDLRLPRAVLDRLGVVPSYYLRYFYSHDEVVRELGTKPSRAAEVAAMERELLALYADPALDEKPALLAKRGGAFYSEAAVDLAAALLGGGGTDVQVVNTSNNGALPFLPDDAVVEVQARVRATGGSGPVPLPVPRLDPLFAGLVSHVTAYEDLALDAALRGGRERVFKALLAHPLIGQYDLAEGLTDRLLAHNKEHLPWA, encoded by the coding sequence TTGAAACTCGCAGTGGTGGGCGGCGGTTCCACCTACACCCCCGAACTCATCGACGGCTTCGCGCGGCTGCGCGACACCCTGCCGGTCGAGGAGCTGGTGCTGATCGACCCGGCCACCGAGCGGCTGGAGCTGATCGGCGCCCTGGCCCGCCGGATCTTCACCCGGCAGGACCACGCCGGCCTGGTCACCACGACCACCGACCTCGACGCGGGCGTCGCCGGGGCCGACGCCGTCCTCCTCCAGCTGCGCGTCGGCGGACAGGCCGCCCGGCTCCAGGACGAGACCTGGCCCCTGGAGTGCGGCTGCGTCGGCCAGGAGACCACCGGCGCGGGCGGGCTCGCCAAGGCCCTGCGCACCGTCCCCGTGGTCCTCGACATCGCCGAACGGGTCCGCCGGGCCAGCCCCGACGCCTGGATCATCGACTTCACCAACCCGGTCGGGATCGTCACCCGGGCCCTCCTGCGGGCCGGGCACAAGGCCGTCGGGCTGTGCAACGTCGCCATCGGCCTCCAGCGGAAGTTCGCCGCCCTGCTGGAACTGGCCCCGTCCGACGTCCACCTGGACCACGTCGGCCTCAACCACCTCACCTGGGAACTGGGCGTGCGCCGGGGCGGCCCGGACGGCGAGGACCTGCTGCCCGGGCTGCTGGCCGCGCACGGGGAGGCCGTCGCGTCGGACCTGCGGCTGCCGCGGGCCGTGCTGGACCGGCTCGGCGTCGTCCCCTCGTACTACCTGCGCTACTTCTACTCCCACGACGAGGTCGTACGGGAGCTGGGCACCAAGCCCTCGCGGGCCGCGGAGGTCGCCGCGATGGAGCGCGAACTGCTGGCCCTGTACGCGGATCCGGCGCTCGACGAGAAGCCCGCGCTGCTGGCGAAGCGGGGCGGCGCCTTCTACTCGGAGGCGGCCGTGGACCTGGCGGCCGCCCTGCTGGGCGGCGGCGGCACGGACGTGCAGGTGGTCAACACGTCCAACAACGGCGCACTGCCCTTCCTGCCCGACGACGCCGTCGTCGAGGTCCAGGCGCGCGTCCGCGCCACCGGCGGCTCCGGGCCCGTACCGCTCCCGGTGCCGCGCCTGGACCCGCTGTTCGCCGGGCTGGTCTCGCACGTGACGGCGTACGAGGACCTCGCGCTGGACGCGGCCCTGCGCGGCGGCCGCGAGCGGGTGTTCAAGGCGCTGCTGGCACACCCGCTCATCGGCCAGTACGACCTGGCCGAAGGGCTGACCGACCGGCTCCTCGCCCACAACAAGGAGCACCTGCCATGGGCGTGA
- a CDS encoding ROK family transcriptional regulator: MPAATPGTPSLLRAMNDRAALDLLLTHGPLSRTRIGHLTGLSKPTASQLLARLEAAGLVVATGTDGGRPGPSAQLYAINPRAAYVGGLDVTPGRVLAAVADLTGTVIASHEVPYTEGAGALDQVTEALGGAVKAAGLHRSDLHRVVIGTPGAFDPQTGRLRYASHLPGWHSPTLLDDLAAALPMPVEYENDVNLAAVAEQRLGAARGHEDFVLLWNEEGLGAALVFGGRLHRGWTGGAGEVGFLPVPGRPLVRQVTRANSGGYQELAGVEGLPRLAAELGVETAACPQDHPDAGPHGPEVAAGVALLARAAAAPEGAHLRFLQAYATALATGLASLVAVLDPEIVVLAGAAIGAGGEPLRELLEAELAELAPSRPRLVPGEVLQRPVLHGALESALATTRDEVFDTSR, from the coding sequence ATGCCCGCCGCCACGCCCGGAACGCCCAGCCTGTTGCGCGCCATGAACGACCGGGCCGCACTCGACCTCCTGCTGACGCACGGCCCGCTGTCCCGGACCCGCATCGGGCACCTGACCGGGCTGTCCAAGCCCACCGCCTCCCAGCTGCTGGCCCGTCTGGAGGCCGCCGGACTCGTCGTGGCCACCGGCACCGACGGCGGCCGCCCCGGTCCCAGCGCCCAGCTGTACGCGATCAACCCGCGGGCCGCTTACGTCGGCGGCCTCGACGTCACCCCGGGGCGCGTGCTGGCCGCCGTCGCAGACCTGACCGGCACTGTGATCGCCTCCCACGAGGTCCCGTACACGGAGGGCGCGGGCGCCCTCGACCAGGTGACCGAGGCGCTCGGCGGAGCCGTCAAGGCCGCCGGGCTGCACCGCTCCGACCTGCACCGGGTGGTCATCGGCACGCCCGGCGCCTTCGACCCGCAGACCGGCCGGCTGCGCTACGCCAGCCACCTCCCCGGATGGCACTCCCCCACCCTCCTCGACGACCTGGCGGCGGCCCTGCCGATGCCCGTCGAGTACGAGAACGACGTCAACCTCGCCGCCGTCGCCGAGCAGCGCCTCGGCGCAGCCCGCGGGCACGAGGACTTCGTCCTGCTGTGGAACGAGGAAGGGCTCGGCGCGGCACTGGTCTTCGGCGGCCGACTGCACCGCGGCTGGACCGGGGGCGCGGGCGAGGTGGGCTTCCTGCCCGTGCCGGGCCGCCCCCTGGTCCGGCAGGTCACCCGGGCGAACTCCGGCGGCTACCAGGAACTGGCCGGCGTGGAGGGGCTGCCCCGCCTCGCCGCGGAACTCGGCGTCGAGACCGCCGCCTGCCCGCAGGACCACCCGGACGCCGGTCCGCACGGCCCGGAGGTCGCCGCCGGCGTCGCACTGCTCGCGCGGGCCGCCGCCGCGCCCGAGGGGGCGCACCTGCGCTTCCTCCAGGCGTACGCCACCGCCCTGGCCACCGGTCTCGCCTCGCTGGTCGCCGTACTCGACCCGGAGATCGTGGTCCTGGCGGGGGCCGCGATCGGCGCGGGCGGCGAGCCGCTGCGCGAGCTGCTGGAGGCCGAGCTCGCCGAACTGGCCCCCTCCCGCCCCCGGCTGGTCCCGGGCGAGGTCCTTCAGCGGCCCGTCCTGCACGGCGCGCTGGAGAGCGCGCTGGCCACCACCCGGGACGAGGTCTTCGACACCTCCCGCTGA